A single genomic interval of Thermovibrio guaymasensis harbors:
- the gspK gene encoding type II secretion system minor pseudopilin GspK: protein MSSSKRRKGFVLFVVLFIVSALASFLFSIYYLSQLTYRKTEELKDYTVAYHAAVSALKIALKFLKEDRNNFDGEGDEWSKPIAYNYRGISILININDECGKVNVNKLDDRRLFEVLKRLFDRINVEQPVADSIKDWIDRDNFPEPEGAEENYYMGLGYRPTNGQLKSLGELLYVKGMDEKTFKKLERYLTIYGSGKVNVNSAPKEVLLSLSPNMSQEAADSIIGARPIEDITVIRELPGITKELYFEIRPLITNRCNYFRIDVTASYGDTTAQIRAFSERGKLLEWKVIQ from the coding sequence TTGAGTTCTTCAAAGAGGCGTAAGGGCTTTGTCCTCTTCGTAGTCCTCTTTATAGTTTCCGCCCTGGCCTCCTTCCTCTTCTCAATATACTACCTCTCCCAGCTGACCTACAGGAAGACTGAAGAGCTTAAAGACTACACAGTTGCCTACCACGCTGCGGTTTCGGCTTTAAAGATCGCCCTTAAGTTCTTAAAAGAGGACAGGAACAATTTTGACGGAGAAGGAGACGAGTGGTCAAAGCCGATAGCCTACAACTACAGGGGAATATCAATCTTAATAAACATTAACGATGAATGCGGAAAAGTTAACGTAAATAAACTTGACGATAGACGCCTCTTTGAAGTTCTAAAAAGGCTTTTTGACAGGATAAACGTAGAACAGCCCGTTGCAGACTCAATTAAGGACTGGATTGACAGGGATAACTTCCCCGAACCTGAAGGGGCTGAGGAAAACTACTACATGGGGTTAGGTTATAGACCTACAAACGGACAGTTAAAGAGCTTGGGAGAACTCCTCTACGTTAAAGGAATGGACGAGAAAACCTTTAAAAAGTTAGAGAGATACCTTACCATCTACGGAAGTGGAAAGGTAAACGTCAATTCAGCCCCTAAAGAGGTTCTACTTTCGCTGTCTCCCAACATGAGCCAAGAGGCAGCCGATAGTATAATTGGGGCCAGGCCGATAGAGGACATAACGGTTATTAGGGAGCTCCCGGGAATTACCAAAGAGCTCTACTTTGAGATTCGCCCGTTGATAACGAACAGGTGTAACTACTTTAGAATAGACGTGACAGCATCTTACGGAGATACAACTGCACAGATTAGGGCTTTCTCAGAAAGGGGAAAGCTCCTTGAGTGGAAGGTAATTCAATGA
- the mtnA gene encoding S-methyl-5-thioribose-1-phosphate isomerase, with the protein MGRIKDIRPLKWTGESLLLLDQRKLPLKEEWIECRDYECVARAIENMVVRGAPAIGVVAAYGVVLGAKEVAEKAKSYVDFKAKVELIINRLAATRPTAVNLFWALKRMRRIVEAGKSIEDIVAALETEAVNIERQDVETNRKIGFFGAELLSSREVILTHCNTGALATAGYGTALGVIRAAVEMGKEVTVFVDETRPYLQGARLTAWELQEEGIPYYLITDNMAGYFMSLGEITCVIVGADRIARNGDTANKIGTYSLSVLAKEHGIPFYIAAPTSTFDLSIRSGSEIPIEERSEEEVLYCHCKDCRIAPYGAKVKNPAFDVTPHENITGIITEKGVINAPNEEKIVEFFKEA; encoded by the coding sequence ATGGGAAGGATTAAGGATATAAGGCCTCTCAAGTGGACTGGAGAGAGTTTACTTCTCCTTGACCAGAGGAAACTTCCCCTTAAAGAGGAGTGGATAGAGTGCAGAGATTATGAGTGTGTAGCAAGGGCAATTGAAAATATGGTCGTTAGGGGAGCTCCCGCAATCGGCGTTGTTGCAGCCTACGGAGTAGTGCTCGGAGCAAAGGAGGTTGCCGAGAAAGCAAAGAGCTACGTTGACTTTAAGGCAAAAGTTGAGCTCATTATAAACAGGTTGGCAGCAACGAGACCTACCGCAGTTAACCTCTTCTGGGCCCTTAAGAGAATGAGGAGGATAGTAGAAGCTGGAAAGAGCATAGAAGACATAGTTGCAGCCCTTGAAACTGAAGCAGTAAACATTGAAAGGCAGGACGTTGAAACAAACAGGAAGATAGGCTTCTTCGGAGCGGAGCTCCTATCCTCAAGGGAGGTAATACTTACCCACTGTAACACAGGAGCCCTTGCAACTGCAGGTTACGGAACGGCCCTTGGAGTAATCAGGGCTGCAGTAGAGATGGGAAAGGAGGTTACAGTATTCGTTGATGAAACAAGGCCTTACCTTCAGGGTGCAAGGCTAACTGCGTGGGAGCTCCAAGAGGAAGGAATCCCCTACTACCTGATAACCGACAACATGGCCGGATACTTTATGTCCCTTGGAGAAATAACGTGCGTAATAGTTGGAGCAGATAGGATAGCAAGGAACGGAGACACTGCAAACAAGATAGGGACCTACTCCCTATCTGTCCTTGCAAAGGAACATGGAATACCATTTTACATAGCCGCTCCAACATCAACCTTTGACCTATCAATCAGGAGCGGTTCGGAAATCCCGATTGAGGAAAGGAGTGAAGAGGAGGTTCTCTACTGCCACTGTAAGGACTGTAGAATTGCCCCCTACGGAGCTAAGGTAAAGAACCCGGCCTTTGACGTTACTCCCCACGAGAACATCACAGGGATAATAACAGAAAAGGGTGTAATAAACGCTCCCAACGAGGAGAAAATAGTTGAGTTCTTCAAAGAGGCGTAA
- the ruvB gene encoding Holliday junction branch migration DNA helicase RuvB — MIERPKRFSEFIGQERVKRVLKVAVESARRREEPLDHVLFYGPPGTGKTTLSTIIAKELDREIKMVSAPTIERKGDLLGILTSLKEGDVLFIDEIHRLNRAVEETLYSAMEDFRVDVVMGGKRTVSIEIPPFTLIGATTRLNLLTPPLRSRFGIVCRLELYTPDEMKEVARRGGEKLKLNLDEEALELLGRCSRGTPRILNQILKRVRDYATVHNWEKVGKKEVEKVLGELGIDSYGLDRLDRKILETIAKVFKGGPVGLTTLATVLKEDPETIENVHEPYLIEMGFIVKTPRGRMLTEKAWAIIKR, encoded by the coding sequence TTGATAGAAAGACCAAAGAGATTCTCAGAGTTTATCGGTCAGGAGAGAGTAAAGAGGGTTTTGAAAGTAGCAGTAGAGTCTGCAAGGAGGAGGGAAGAACCCCTGGACCACGTTCTCTTTTACGGACCGCCGGGAACCGGAAAGACTACACTTTCAACGATAATAGCAAAGGAGCTTGATAGAGAAATTAAAATGGTTTCAGCCCCAACCATAGAGAGGAAGGGAGACCTCCTTGGAATACTCACGAGCTTAAAGGAGGGGGACGTCCTCTTTATTGATGAGATACACAGACTCAACAGGGCAGTTGAAGAAACCCTCTACAGTGCAATGGAGGACTTTAGAGTTGACGTCGTAATGGGGGGTAAGAGGACAGTTTCAATAGAGATTCCTCCCTTCACCTTAATAGGTGCAACTACAAGGTTAAACCTTTTAACTCCTCCTCTAAGGAGCAGGTTCGGGATAGTTTGCAGGCTGGAGCTCTACACACCTGATGAGATGAAGGAGGTAGCCAGGAGGGGTGGAGAGAAGCTGAAACTAAACCTTGACGAGGAGGCCCTTGAACTTCTCGGCAGGTGTTCAAGGGGAACCCCTAGGATCCTCAACCAGATCCTAAAGAGAGTCAGGGACTACGCAACAGTCCACAACTGGGAAAAGGTAGGGAAGAAGGAGGTTGAGAAGGTATTAGGTGAACTAGGCATTGACTCTTACGGGCTTGATAGGCTTGACAGGAAGATACTTGAAACTATCGCAAAGGTCTTTAAAGGAGGGCCTGTAGGACTAACAACCCTCGCAACTGTTTTAAAGGAGGACCCGGAAACGATAGAGAACGTCCACGAACCCTACTTAATAGAGATGGGATTTATCGTAAAGACCCCAAGGGGAAGGATGCTAACTGAGAAAGCTTGGGCTATCATTAAAAGATAA
- the gspM gene encoding type II secretion system protein GspM, producing the protein MEANRIREVIVHYLSSISDRERKIILFGIPILLISLYLIVIILPILETKERYREKEELLIKKVEKLKPQVEELILLQEEIKPVLRKVKRGSELDVVSYVKTVARMVGLELKRIKLLPGTTENGIEVDTVSVSFKEQPLNKVSRLLFKLETSSYYFKTNTVKLSDYDENGLVSGKATLYFFRGEK; encoded by the coding sequence TTGGAGGCTAACAGGATAAGGGAAGTTATAGTTCACTACCTCTCTTCAATAAGCGACAGGGAGAGGAAGATTATACTTTTTGGAATTCCGATTCTCCTAATTTCCCTCTACTTAATCGTTATAATCCTTCCAATCCTAGAAACTAAAGAGAGGTACAGAGAGAAGGAGGAGCTCTTAATCAAGAAAGTAGAGAAGTTAAAACCCCAAGTGGAAGAGTTAATCCTCCTCCAGGAGGAGATAAAGCCGGTTCTAAGAAAAGTTAAAAGGGGAAGCGAACTTGATGTAGTATCTTACGTTAAAACGGTTGCAAGGATGGTTGGACTTGAACTAAAGAGAATAAAGCTTCTCCCTGGAACAACCGAAAACGGAATAGAGGTAGACACAGTTTCCGTCTCCTTTAAGGAACAGCCCCTAAATAAAGTCTCCAGGTTACTCTTTAAGCTTGAAACCTCCAGCTACTACTTTAAGACGAACACGGTCAAGCTCTCAGACTACGACGAGAACGGTTTAGTATCCGGAAAAGCCACCCTTTACTTCTTCAGGGGAGAGAAATGA
- the gspN gene encoding type II secretion system protein GspN: MRKLTYLLLFLVSFLLFLYINFPFERFAESLICQKGITAQEVEVNRFPPEVILKGVKKRELPFKIETLKLTPSLNLKDFKYYCKVCRGEVEGNFTYPPGEVTFNARGIKLNRCNKGKLEGELYGKGSLKFKSGNLTSGRGELRGSKLKLREVKFGLFQAKLLDLGEFKGSYRTIGKNLVEVKGKGEGKDAYYTVSGSININPKRPSNSYVNLKVSVRVKKEPLKGKRFTFNLRGSLNNLRLW, translated from the coding sequence ATGAGAAAACTAACGTACCTTCTGCTCTTTTTAGTCTCCTTCCTCCTTTTCCTCTACATTAACTTCCCCTTTGAAAGGTTTGCCGAAAGTCTAATATGTCAGAAAGGGATAACAGCCCAAGAGGTTGAAGTAAATAGGTTTCCTCCTGAAGTGATCTTAAAGGGGGTGAAAAAGAGAGAGCTCCCTTTTAAAATTGAAACCTTAAAGTTAACTCCCTCCCTAAACCTAAAGGACTTTAAATATTACTGTAAGGTCTGTAGAGGTGAAGTTGAGGGCAATTTCACCTACCCGCCTGGAGAAGTAACCTTTAATGCAAGAGGAATCAAACTAAACAGGTGCAATAAGGGTAAACTTGAAGGGGAGCTTTACGGAAAAGGGTCCTTAAAGTTTAAATCGGGGAACCTTACCTCAGGAAGAGGAGAGTTAAGGGGAAGTAAACTGAAGTTAAGGGAAGTTAAATTTGGCCTCTTCCAGGCTAAGCTCCTCGACCTTGGAGAGTTTAAGGGAAGTTATAGAACCATCGGGAAGAACTTAGTTGAAGTTAAAGGGAAGGGGGAAGGGAAGGACGCCTACTACACAGTTTCGGGAAGTATTAACATTAATCCTAAAAGACCTTCAAACTCCTACGTTAACCTGAAAGTATCTGTTAGAGTCAAGAAAGAACCTCTAAAGGGGAAGAGGTTTACCTTTAACTTAAGGGGCTCTCTAAACAACCTGAGGCTCTGGTAA
- the mazG gene encoding nucleoside triphosphate pyrophosphohydrolase: MKEKYTFNDLVKVMEKLRSEEGCPWDREQTHKSLIKYLLEEAYEVVDAILKNKDEELKEELGDLLLQVVFHSQIAKERGAFTVDDVIDRITRKLIFRHPHVFKGKEGIETPEDVSREWEKLKEKEGKKRESILDGIPESMPALERAYKIQKRAEKVGFDWKDFKGIKEKIVEELDEIEQEIERGNREKLEEEVGDLLFMAVNLARFLKVHPEVALRKANQKFERRFRYMEKRAKEMGKELKEMDTDQMEELWKEAKEKEEVGNI; this comes from the coding sequence TTGAAGGAGAAGTATACATTTAACGACCTAGTTAAGGTCATGGAGAAACTCCGCTCAGAGGAAGGATGTCCGTGGGATAGGGAGCAGACCCACAAGAGCTTAATTAAATACCTACTGGAAGAGGCCTACGAAGTCGTTGACGCAATATTAAAGAATAAGGACGAAGAGCTTAAAGAGGAGCTGGGAGACCTCCTACTTCAGGTTGTCTTCCACTCACAGATCGCCAAGGAAAGGGGAGCTTTCACTGTTGATGACGTTATTGACCGAATAACGAGAAAGCTAATTTTCCGCCATCCCCACGTATTTAAGGGAAAGGAGGGAATAGAGACTCCGGAGGACGTAAGTAGGGAGTGGGAAAAGTTAAAGGAGAAGGAGGGAAAGAAGAGGGAGAGTATCTTAGATGGAATTCCAGAGAGTATGCCGGCACTGGAGAGGGCATACAAAATTCAGAAGAGAGCTGAGAAGGTAGGATTTGACTGGAAGGACTTTAAAGGAATTAAAGAGAAAATAGTTGAAGAGCTAGACGAAATTGAGCAGGAGATAGAGAGGGGAAACAGGGAAAAACTTGAAGAGGAAGTTGGAGACCTCCTCTTTATGGCGGTAAACCTTGCTAGGTTCCTAAAGGTTCACCCGGAAGTGGCCCTCAGAAAGGCAAACCAGAAGTTTGAGAGGAGGTTTAGGTATATGGAAAAGAGGGCCAAGGAGATGGGGAAGGAACTCAAGGAGATGGATACTGACCAGATGGAGGAACTCTGGAAGGAGGCCAAGGAGAAGGAGGAAGTTGGTAATATTTAA
- a CDS encoding universal stress protein, translated as MPLFRKVLYPTDFSELAEIAKDYVKKLKEANAKEVVVLHVIHPLEFSIPQFDDPFALDVATLYAHLPEIEKAILKGHEERLEEIKRELEALGYRVKTILTVGEPKREIVRVAEEEKVNVIVIGYHGKSLIERILEIGSTAKAVIKEASCPVLVVKKKEEG; from the coding sequence ATGCCACTATTTAGGAAAGTTCTATACCCTACAGACTTTTCAGAGCTTGCAGAGATAGCAAAGGATTACGTAAAGAAGTTGAAAGAGGCCAACGCTAAAGAGGTTGTAGTCCTCCACGTGATTCATCCCCTTGAGTTCTCAATCCCCCAGTTTGACGATCCATTTGCCCTTGACGTTGCAACTCTATATGCGCACCTGCCGGAAATTGAAAAGGCCATTTTAAAGGGCCACGAGGAGAGGTTAGAAGAGATAAAAAGAGAACTGGAAGCTTTAGGGTACAGAGTTAAAACTATCCTTACTGTTGGAGAACCTAAGAGGGAGATCGTAAGAGTAGCAGAAGAGGAGAAGGTGAATGTTATAGTGATAGGCTACCACGGAAAGAGCCTTATAGAGAGAATACTTGAGATTGGAAGTACCGCAAAGGCGGTAATTAAGGAAGCCAGCTGTCCAGTTCTCGTAGTAAAGAAAAAGGAGGAAGGTTAA
- the ruvA gene encoding Holliday junction branch migration protein RuvA → MVEFITGEVVERGENFVVLKCGNFGIKVLTPSSKELSGQITLFTQLILPAEGSPTLYGFRTKEEREIFRLLQKIPKVGTKVALSILSNFNPEELKNIVLSGDYEKLTKVPGLGRKLSQRIVLELKGKIKEEGEIPEELYQVLKALGYKRSEVKSALKGINLEGLSLEEAVKEAVKRLSGSKA, encoded by the coding sequence ATGGTTGAATTCATCACAGGTGAGGTTGTAGAAAGGGGAGAAAACTTCGTAGTTCTAAAGTGTGGAAACTTTGGCATTAAGGTCCTTACCCCCTCTTCAAAGGAGCTCTCAGGCCAAATAACCCTATTTACCCAGCTAATTTTACCCGCTGAAGGTAGCCCAACCCTTTACGGTTTCAGAACAAAGGAAGAGAGGGAAATATTTAGACTGCTTCAAAAGATCCCTAAAGTAGGAACAAAGGTTGCCCTCTCCATCCTTTCAAACTTTAACCCTGAAGAACTTAAAAACATCGTTCTATCTGGAGACTACGAAAAGCTAACAAAAGTTCCGGGACTCGGGAGGAAACTCTCTCAAAGAATTGTCCTTGAATTAAAAGGAAAAATCAAAGAAGAAGGGGAAATTCCAGAGGAGCTCTACCAGGTTTTAAAGGCCTTAGGCTATAAAAGGAGTGAAGTTAAGTCGGCCCTGAAAGGAATAAATTTAGAAGGGCTCTCCTTAGAGGAAGCCGTCAAGGAGGCCGTCAAACGCCTTTCAGGGAGTAAGGCTTGA